The following proteins are co-located in the Candidatus Omnitrophota bacterium genome:
- a CDS encoding PorV/PorQ family protein, with amino-acid sequence MNRVLCTVIAATVLTVDLALAGTGECAANEILNSNLGAGAMGSGGAASCRVDPLGAIQTNPAGLSFLTNSEFFTSYNRNLFETRHTFLGFAKSFAPRSSVWAVSAATLSDETILLNLTNPDGSLKETRSVRSRDDYLLILSYSQMWGKNVSAGLNAKLLQSTLASQYKATAYAVDTGFLFRPAGKRISYGLSARNLGTGLKYIEEEDDLQREFTAGLALRLLESKAQTLALMGDRVINEKNRTHLGAEYTFHERLILRAGYKFGYDLDTFTAGFGINSRNMGFDYAVVNNRIFDNSQVVSVRMKFGDVSHYDAGRNYFNRGMFENAISEWLKVQNGHPDFKKAAESVDEAKKYMQADELYKQGENFFQIEKYEEALVEFEKLEKILEGYKDIREKIQFIKNLQPANLKNAILEMEKELIEARNIGFDVEEERGISSRAFGAFMWNNYKLAREKVDLFWETLNAGYRSGAEKAIADVNAEQHRADEQDIEVPDAYRRFGEIKKIFADGEYKSAKIKTNQLGMLIAERLRLNQEMESIVGAAVKRGIEVEKVVILAKSRPMEDKIAAEKFYEWRSRDYQPVKYQQDTKAATAGVGSVKEHKDPPWKILADKRKAPIPQMPTTEGKTLAEIEKELETADGIRQKLENLGGIFGATVKRGIEIERVSILAQARSLGFKGKSVTVSGEGREILHNIGKLLTESRPERIRVIGHRYDMGDAESNKKISLEQAEAVREHYIEKENISGEIIEATGMGDTQMLDDSAGGRLDRVDTVFLAASDDLQVSKQLKKITRREDVSVQRVVESVETIIFASEKAVYFEPESLEIKQSSLLLLDRICDVLEILPECEVNIITAGSDTAEDNVHLFFQRAEEVVQYFVDHRKLSAEKIRVRPADFWDQPELKGRFKNDELIITLRWEYQ; translated from the coding sequence ATGAACAGGGTTTTATGTACAGTAATCGCGGCGACAGTATTAACCGTTGATCTTGCGCTGGCCGGTACAGGGGAATGCGCGGCTAACGAAATTTTAAACTCGAATTTAGGAGCTGGCGCGATGGGCAGCGGCGGTGCCGCCTCATGCCGCGTTGATCCATTGGGAGCGATACAGACAAATCCCGCGGGGCTTTCTTTTTTAACGAATTCTGAGTTTTTTACCTCATATAACAGAAACCTTTTTGAAACCCGGCACACATTTTTAGGTTTCGCTAAATCTTTTGCCCCGCGTTCCTCTGTCTGGGCGGTGAGCGCCGCGACATTATCTGATGAAACTATTTTGCTGAATTTAACAAATCCGGACGGTTCTTTAAAGGAAACACGCTCGGTGAGATCGAGGGATGATTATTTGCTGATTTTAAGTTATTCCCAAATGTGGGGAAAAAATGTTTCCGCGGGCTTGAACGCAAAATTGCTTCAGAGCACTTTAGCCTCGCAATACAAAGCGACGGCTTACGCCGTTGATACGGGCTTCTTGTTCCGGCCAGCCGGCAAGCGTATCAGTTACGGGCTGTCCGCCCGGAATTTAGGAACAGGGCTGAAATATATTGAGGAAGAAGATGATCTCCAGAGAGAATTCACCGCAGGGCTCGCGCTTCGTCTTTTGGAATCGAAGGCGCAGACACTCGCTCTCATGGGGGATCGTGTTATAAACGAAAAGAACAGGACTCATCTGGGTGCGGAATACACTTTCCATGAAAGACTGATTTTAAGGGCCGGATATAAATTCGGTTACGACCTTGATACTTTCACGGCAGGTTTCGGTATCAATTCCCGGAACATGGGCTTTGATTACGCCGTTGTTAATAACAGGATTTTTGATAATTCGCAAGTTGTTTCTGTGAGAATGAAATTCGGAGATGTGTCTCATTATGATGCGGGCAGGAATTATTTTAACAGGGGAATGTTTGAAAATGCTATAAGCGAATGGCTGAAAGTGCAGAACGGTCATCCCGATTTTAAAAAAGCGGCCGAGAGCGTCGATGAGGCTAAGAAATATATGCAGGCGGATGAACTCTACAAACAGGGTGAAAACTTTTTTCAAATAGAGAAATATGAGGAAGCTCTTGTGGAATTTGAAAAACTTGAGAAGATCCTTGAGGGATATAAAGATATACGGGAGAAAATCCAATTTATCAAAAACCTGCAGCCGGCGAATTTAAAAAACGCGATATTGGAAATGGAAAAAGAACTGATAGAAGCGAGAAACATAGGATTTGACGTCGAGGAAGAAAGAGGCATAAGCTCGCGGGCTTTTGGAGCCTTTATGTGGAATAATTATAAATTAGCGAGAGAAAAAGTGGATCTATTCTGGGAAACTCTCAACGCGGGTTATAGAAGCGGCGCTGAAAAAGCCATCGCGGATGTTAATGCGGAGCAGCACAGGGCTGATGAACAGGATATTGAGGTTCCTGACGCTTACAGAAGGTTTGGGGAAATAAAGAAAATATTCGCTGATGGTGAGTATAAATCAGCAAAGATAAAAACTAATCAGTTAGGGATGCTCATCGCTGAGAGGCTGCGGCTGAACCAGGAGATGGAAAGCATCGTCGGGGCGGCTGTGAAGAGGGGAATTGAAGTAGAAAAGGTGGTAATTCTCGCGAAATCCCGCCCGATGGAGGACAAAATCGCCGCCGAGAAATTTTATGAGTGGCGATCCCGTGACTATCAGCCGGTGAAATATCAACAGGACACGAAAGCCGCCACCGCCGGCGTCGGCTCAGTAAAGGAACACAAGGATCCCCCGTGGAAAATTCTCGCGGATAAGCGAAAGGCGCCGATCCCGCAGATGCCGACAACGGAAGGCAAGACCCTGGCTGAAATAGAAAAAGAACTGGAAACAGCGGATGGTATAAGGCAAAAGCTGGAAAACTTGGGCGGTATATTCGGCGCTACTGTGAAGAGGGGGATAGAAATAGAGAGGGTCTCGATTCTCGCTCAGGCCCGTTCTTTGGGGTTTAAGGGAAAGAGCGTGACTGTCAGCGGCGAAGGACGGGAAATACTGCATAATATAGGAAAGCTCCTGACGGAGAGCCGGCCGGAACGAATCAGAGTGATAGGGCATAGATATGATATGGGTGACGCGGAATCAAACAAAAAAATCTCATTGGAACAGGCGGAAGCCGTAAGGGAACATTACATTGAAAAAGAAAATATAAGCGGTGAGATTATAGAGGCGACGGGCATGGGTGACACGCAAATGTTGGATGATTCGGCCGGCGGCCGTTTGGATCGTGTGGATACGGTGTTTTTAGCGGCAAGTGATGATTTACAGGTTTCAAAGCAGCTCAAAAAAATAACCCGTCGTGAGGATGTGTCGGTACAAAGGGTTGTGGAATCCGTTGAAACTATAATTTTCGCTTCTGAAAAAGCCGTATATTTTGAGCCGGAGAGCCTTGAGATAAAACAAAGCAGTCTGCTTTTACTGGACAGGATATGTGATGTTCTGGAAATATTGCCCGAGTGCGAGGTGAATATAATCACCGCCGGAAGCGATACAGCTGAGGATAATGTCCATTTGTTTTTTCAAAGAGCCGAAGAAGTGGTACAATATTTTGTGGATCACCGGAAACTTTCCGCTGAAAAGATCAGGGTGCGGCCGGCGGATTTTTGGGATCAGCCCGAGCTGAAGGGCAGGTTTAAGAACGATGAGCTTATCATCACTTTAAGATGGGAGTACCAATGA